One Deinococcus grandis DNA window includes the following coding sequences:
- a CDS encoding Ppx/GppA phosphatase family protein, giving the protein MRVAVADVGTNSSHLLIAEAARGDAGGYRVLDALKDRTRLGECLDGLGNLTPEGEDRLASALTRFRALASGAGVAEIHVCATSALREAPNGPEVASRMLARTGVYPVIISGVREGELTYLGAAHAVELGADSVLLDLGGGSLEFARGDAARALDVLSLPLGAIRMRDAFLRADPPGRRELAALDAAVREALEPHVGRFRVRPGTRVVLSSGTAEAAAEAILARRGEEARGVNGTRLSVTELGELLEYVRGLKGAARARVPGLERRADTVVAGLATLHAALGVLGAQEFTVSEGALREGMLIEELTRLEAYSSSISARQRSVLGMAERFGANLSHSRQVAALARELLARLRALGVDLGAEGEARSVLTAAGALHEVGQIVAQSAHHKHSAYLIRHAELRGFTPREIELVALLSRYHRKSAPKLSHPEFAALSAADQALVTRWVGILRVADGLDRSHAGAARVTGLTRTRDGWQLGVQGATPLDLEGAREKADVWARAFGPLTLKAE; this is encoded by the coding sequence ATGAGGGTTGCCGTTGCGGATGTGGGTACCAATTCCAGTCACCTGCTCATCGCGGAGGCGGCGCGTGGGGATGCGGGCGGGTACCGGGTGCTGGACGCCCTGAAGGACCGCACGCGGCTGGGCGAGTGCCTGGACGGGTTGGGGAACCTGACGCCGGAGGGTGAGGACCGGCTGGCGTCGGCGTTGACGCGGTTCCGGGCGCTGGCGTCGGGGGCGGGCGTGGCGGAGATTCACGTGTGCGCGACGAGTGCGCTGCGGGAGGCGCCGAACGGGCCGGAGGTCGCGTCGCGGATGCTGGCGCGGACCGGGGTGTATCCGGTGATCATTAGTGGGGTGCGTGAGGGGGAGTTGACGTACCTGGGCGCGGCGCATGCGGTGGAGCTGGGGGCGGACAGCGTGCTGCTGGATCTGGGTGGGGGGAGTCTGGAGTTCGCGCGGGGGGACGCGGCGCGGGCGCTGGACGTGCTGAGCCTGCCGCTGGGGGCGATCCGGATGCGGGACGCGTTCCTGCGCGCGGACCCACCGGGGCGGCGGGAGCTGGCGGCGCTGGACGCGGCGGTGCGGGAGGCGCTGGAGCCGCATGTGGGGCGCTTCCGGGTGCGGCCGGGGACGCGGGTGGTGCTGTCGAGCGGTACGGCGGAGGCGGCGGCCGAGGCGATCCTGGCGCGGCGGGGCGAGGAGGCGCGTGGCGTGAACGGCACGCGCCTGAGCGTCACGGAACTGGGCGAGTTGCTGGAGTACGTGCGGGGCCTGAAGGGCGCGGCGCGGGCGCGGGTGCCGGGCCTGGAGCGCCGGGCGGACACGGTCGTGGCGGGGCTGGCGACGCTGCACGCGGCGCTGGGCGTGCTGGGCGCGCAGGAGTTCACGGTCAGCGAGGGTGCGCTGCGTGAGGGCATGCTGATCGAGGAATTGACGCGGCTGGAGGCGTACAGTTCGTCGATCAGTGCGCGGCAGCGCAGCGTGCTGGGCATGGCGGAGCGATTCGGGGCGAATCTGTCGCATTCGCGGCAGGTGGCGGCCCTGGCCCGTGAGCTCCTGGCGCGCCTGCGGGCGCTGGGCGTGGACCTGGGGGCGGAGGGTGAGGCGCGCAGCGTCCTGACGGCGGCGGGCGCGCTGCATGAGGTGGGGCAGATCGTGGCGCAGAGCGCGCATCACAAGCATTCGGCGTACCTGATCCGGCACGCGGAGTTGCGGGGGTTCACGCCGCGGGAGATCGAGCTGGTGGCGCTGCTGTCGCGCTACCACCGCAAGAGTGCGCCCAAGCTGTCGCATCCGGAGTTCGCGGCGCTCAGCGCAGCGGATCAGGCGCTCGTGACGCGCTGGGTGGGCATCCTGCGGGTCGCGGACGGCCTGGACCGCTCGCATGCGGGCGCGGCGCGCGTGACCGGCCTGACCCGCACGCGTGACGGCTGGCAGCTGGGCGTGCAGGGGGCCACGCCGCTGGATCTGGAGGGTGCGCGTGAGAAGGCGGACGTGTGGGCCCGCGCGTTCGGCCCGCTGACCCTGAAGGCCGAGTAG
- the pdxY gene encoding pyridoxal kinase PdxY, translating to MKDAPPAAQPALSPAVTSPALPQNILSIQSWVAYGHVGNAAAVFPLQRLGFEVWAIHTVQFSNHTGYGAWTGAVFPPEQVADLIDGIEARGALGDCNAVLSGYMGSEGTVAAVVDAVRRVRVANPGALYACDPVMGDVGRGVFVRPELPDLIAAQAIPEADVVTPNQFELELLTGHTVDTLEHALEAARALRERLRAGGPRIVVVTSLVRSGAPEGSIETLVVTDGGAWLCRTPLLPLDPPRNGTGDAIAALFLGHYLRGGDAAQALSLSMSALYALLQRTHVAGTREIQLVAAQDEFLKPARLFEAQQVG from the coding sequence ATGAAGGACGCCCCGCCCGCCGCCCAGCCTGCACTGTCACCGGCCGTCACCTCTCCGGCACTGCCTCAGAACATCCTGAGCATCCAGTCATGGGTGGCGTACGGGCACGTGGGGAACGCCGCCGCCGTGTTTCCGCTGCAGCGCCTGGGGTTCGAGGTCTGGGCGATCCACACGGTGCAGTTCAGCAACCACACCGGGTACGGCGCGTGGACGGGCGCGGTGTTCCCGCCCGAACAGGTCGCGGACCTGATCGACGGGATCGAGGCGCGCGGCGCGCTGGGCGACTGCAACGCGGTCCTGAGCGGGTACATGGGCAGCGAGGGCACGGTCGCGGCGGTCGTGGACGCCGTGCGGCGCGTGCGCGTGGCGAACCCGGGCGCGCTGTACGCCTGCGACCCGGTGATGGGCGACGTGGGGCGCGGCGTGTTCGTGCGCCCGGAACTGCCGGACCTGATCGCCGCGCAGGCGATTCCCGAGGCGGATGTCGTCACGCCGAACCAGTTCGAACTGGAACTCCTGACCGGGCACACGGTGGACACGCTGGAGCACGCGCTGGAGGCCGCCCGCGCCCTGCGGGAGCGGCTGCGCGCCGGTGGGCCGAGGATCGTCGTGGTGACCAGTCTGGTCCGCAGCGGCGCGCCGGAGGGCAGCATCGAAACGCTGGTCGTCACGGACGGCGGCGCGTGGCTGTGCCGCACGCCCCTGCTGCCGCTGGACCCGCCACGCAACGGGACCGGGGACGCCATCGCGGCGCTGTTCCTGGGTCATTACCTGCGGGGCGGGGACGCCGCGCAGGCCCTGAGCCTGTCCATGAGCGCCCTGTACGCCCTGCTGCAACGCACGCACGTGGCGGGCACCCGCGAGATTCAGCTCGTCGCCGCGCAGGACGAGTTCCTGAAACCCGCACGGCTGTTCGAAGCGCAACAGGTCGGCTGA